A genome region from Oceanivirga salmonicida includes the following:
- the relB gene encoding type II toxin-antitoxin system RelB family antitoxin: MAVLSLRLDDKELKLIKEYSKIHNMNVSSFVRDLILDKLDDELDMEDEKRIYNLWQESKNEKTYSASSVFEELGI; encoded by the coding sequence ATGGCAGTATTATCTTTAAGACTTGATGATAAAGAGTTAAAATTAATTAAAGAGTATTCAAAGATTCATAATATGAATGTATCTTCATTTGTAAGAGATTTAATATTAGATAAATTAGATGATGAACTTGATATGGAAGATGAAAAAAGAATATATAATTTATGGCAAGAAAGCAAAAATGAAAAAACTTATTCTGCAAGTTCAGTGTTTGAAGAATTAGGTATATAA